A genomic window from Synechococcus sp. WH 8016 includes:
- a CDS encoding aromatic acid exporter family protein, whose amino-acid sequence MNDNIVKQSLRLGISVLITCAIAQHFDRIDFVWYPVLAVIFVVDDQDENTLRAARGRILGTISGGLVVFLVHTLLSGWIGILVSLLITVPLLRRLGWTSGLSTAVVITVMFLGIHDYALLNWSYVLNRSIDTLVGICVALVMGHLLWPKDRLKRMEEIHQKLMTALNRRMQHHMQALQGITTPPPPLNPGSITRDILEIQRLINIEQQLGPRHRHQLIRLRWKQRISLWRSLQSHWILSERLLDDLAHRNQSLRLPELAEQLDPNYVIGWKPLQLHEQDHPLGLAQRILLEEEFTCFLRLVSSQRRLNQILIQQSK is encoded by the coding sequence ATGAACGACAACATTGTCAAACAAAGCCTGCGACTCGGGATTAGTGTCTTAATTACCTGCGCAATCGCTCAGCACTTTGATCGAATCGACTTCGTTTGGTATCCGGTCTTAGCCGTAATTTTTGTGGTTGATGATCAAGATGAAAATACTCTACGAGCAGCTCGAGGCAGAATTCTTGGCACGATTAGTGGGGGCTTGGTTGTCTTTCTAGTCCATACACTTTTATCAGGCTGGATCGGGATATTGGTCAGTCTTCTGATCACCGTCCCCCTGCTTCGACGCCTGGGCTGGACCAGTGGTTTGTCGACAGCTGTTGTGATTACTGTGATGTTTCTGGGGATCCATGATTATGCACTCTTAAATTGGAGTTATGTCCTCAATAGGAGCATCGACACCCTCGTGGGAATCTGCGTCGCCTTAGTGATGGGCCATTTGCTTTGGCCGAAAGATCGCTTGAAGCGCATGGAAGAGATTCATCAAAAACTGATGACCGCACTGAATCGGCGGATGCAGCATCACATGCAAGCACTGCAGGGGATCACGACTCCACCACCTCCATTAAATCCTGGCTCAATCACGCGAGATATTTTAGAAATTCAGCGTCTGATTAATATCGAACAACAACTCGGTCCACGGCATCGCCACCAGCTCATTCGGCTGCGCTGGAAACAACGCATCAGCCTTTGGCGCAGCCTTCAATCGCACTGGATTTTAAGCGAGAGGCTTCTTGATGATCTAGCGCACAGGAACCAGTCTCTACGATTACCTGAATTGGCTGAACAGTTAGATCCAAACTATGTGATTGGCTGGAAGCCATTACAACTCCACGAGCAAGATCATCCACTTGGCCTCGCCCAACGGATCCTCTTGGAGGAAGAGTTCACATGCTTTCTGCGACTGGTCAGCAGTCAAAGACGCCTGAATCAAATTTTGATTCAACAAAGCAAATAA
- the lipA gene encoding lipoyl synthase: MSRYSAIRPSERLPEWLRRPIGNASAIEEVQNLVKQNGLNTICEEGRCPNRGECYAAGTATFLLGGSICTRSCAFCQVDKGRSPEALNPEEGERVAEAVLRMGLRYVVLTAVARDDLADHGASLFTNAMAAIRARNPLIAIEVLTPDFWGGVADQTKALQAQRQRLASVLKAQPVCFNHNLETVKRLQGEVRRGATYIRSLGLLAAARELAPSIPTKSGLMLGLGESKDEVVDTLKDLRRVDCQRITLGQYLRPSLAHIPVERYWHPTEFAELGAIASDLGFSQVRSGPLVRSSYHAAGD, translated from the coding sequence ATGAGCCGTTACAGCGCAATCCGCCCCAGTGAGCGCCTACCCGAGTGGTTGAGACGGCCGATCGGCAATGCCTCGGCGATTGAAGAGGTGCAAAACCTGGTCAAACAAAACGGGCTGAACACGATCTGCGAGGAGGGCCGCTGCCCCAACCGGGGGGAGTGCTACGCAGCCGGTACCGCCACCTTCTTGCTCGGTGGCTCCATCTGCACCCGTAGTTGTGCGTTCTGCCAAGTCGACAAAGGCCGATCACCAGAAGCCCTGAACCCTGAGGAAGGGGAACGGGTGGCGGAAGCCGTGCTGCGCATGGGACTGCGCTATGTGGTCCTCACGGCCGTAGCCCGCGATGACCTTGCAGACCATGGGGCCAGCTTGTTCACCAACGCGATGGCGGCGATCCGTGCCCGCAACCCCTTGATCGCCATCGAAGTGCTCACCCCAGACTTCTGGGGCGGTGTGGCCGATCAAACCAAAGCCCTCCAAGCTCAACGGCAACGGCTAGCCAGCGTTCTGAAGGCACAGCCCGTTTGCTTCAACCACAATCTCGAGACGGTGAAACGACTCCAAGGCGAGGTGCGCCGTGGGGCGACCTACATCCGCTCGCTTGGACTACTCGCCGCGGCCAGAGAGCTTGCCCCATCGATTCCCACCAAAAGTGGCCTGATGCTTGGTTTGGGTGAAAGCAAAGATGAAGTCGTCGACACCTTGAAAGATCTACGCCGTGTGGATTGTCAGCGCATCACACTCGGCCAGTACCTCCGGCCCTCCTTGGCCCATATCCCCGTAGAGCGTTACTGGCACCCCACGGAATTTGCAGAGCTTGGTGCCATCGCCAGCGACCTTGGTTTTTCTCAAGTGCGCAGTGGACCTTTGGTCCGCAGCAGCTATCACGCGGCGGGCGACTGA
- a CDS encoding LCP family protein, translated as MNGQRSPNKKTLFTAAALGLFGGLLLSIPLSRSLIPSTELPNLVSVSNPFEGWSSFDNENIVVLGMDAGGGNTDTIFILGIENGETSIIQIPRDSYIDSRSFGPMKANALHARGGPDAVKTELTRLMGRPINHHILVNLEGIRTISDLLGGLEVDVPKRLYYQDKSQGLLIDLQPGPQVLKGRELEGFLRWRHDGQGDFGRLDRQQLVLKSLFNKLIQPQHLIRLPALITAAGRNLETDLGPMELGKLITTMGTTELQTSRLKARPFYQNGVSYLDTQWPANVPERGIDSSESSSRRFQLLF; from the coding sequence ATGAACGGCCAAAGAAGTCCGAATAAAAAAACCCTGTTCACAGCAGCAGCGCTTGGACTCTTTGGCGGCTTGTTGCTATCGATCCCTCTCAGTCGATCCCTGATTCCATCAACAGAACTTCCCAATCTGGTCTCCGTCAGCAACCCATTTGAAGGCTGGTCCAGCTTTGACAATGAGAATATCGTTGTTCTTGGGATGGATGCTGGAGGCGGCAATACAGACACCATTTTCATCCTTGGAATTGAAAATGGTGAAACCTCGATCATTCAAATCCCAAGAGATAGCTACATTGATTCTCGCAGCTTTGGTCCCATGAAGGCCAACGCACTTCATGCGAGAGGAGGACCAGATGCCGTTAAGACAGAATTAACTCGCTTAATGGGCCGACCAATCAATCATCATATTTTAGTCAATCTCGAAGGAATTCGCACCATTAGTGATTTACTTGGAGGCCTAGAAGTTGATGTACCTAAACGCCTCTACTACCAAGATAAAAGCCAAGGATTACTGATTGATCTTCAGCCAGGCCCTCAGGTGCTCAAAGGCCGTGAGCTTGAAGGTTTTCTACGCTGGCGCCACGATGGACAGGGTGACTTTGGCCGACTTGACCGACAACAACTCGTCTTGAAAAGCCTCTTCAATAAACTCATCCAACCACAACATCTCATCCGTTTGCCAGCCCTCATCACGGCAGCTGGACGCAATCTTGAAACAGATCTTGGCCCTATGGAGTTAGGCAAACTGATCACCACAATGGGAACAACAGAACTCCAAACCAGTCGGCTCAAAGCCCGTCCTTTTTATCAAAATGGAGTGAGTTATCTCGACACACAATGGCCTGCAAACGTTCCAGAACGAGGCATCGATTCGAGTGAATCCAGCAGCAGACGCTTCCAGTTGCTGTTCTGA
- the recR gene encoding recombination mediator RecR, giving the protein MIDQFERLPGIGPRTAQRLALHLLRQPEEQIHSFADALLAARSQVGQCQTCFHLSAEPTCEICRNPERSIGLLCVVADSRDLLALERTREYAGNYHVLGGLISPMDGIGPEMLQISSLVNRVAADDIKEVILALTPSVEGDTTSLYLARLLKPFTDVSRIAYGLPVGSELEYADDVTLSRALEGRRAVE; this is encoded by the coding sequence TTGATCGACCAGTTCGAACGTCTCCCTGGCATTGGTCCACGGACCGCACAACGGCTGGCTCTCCATCTGCTTCGCCAACCGGAAGAGCAGATCCATAGTTTTGCTGATGCTCTATTGGCAGCAAGGAGTCAGGTGGGGCAATGCCAAACCTGTTTCCATCTCAGTGCGGAACCCACCTGTGAGATCTGCAGGAATCCAGAGCGCTCGATCGGCTTGCTTTGCGTGGTGGCCGATTCAAGGGATCTGCTTGCCCTGGAACGCACCAGAGAATATGCGGGCAACTATCACGTTTTGGGCGGCCTGATCTCTCCGATGGACGGCATTGGTCCAGAAATGCTGCAAATCAGCAGCCTCGTGAACAGGGTCGCAGCAGACGACATCAAAGAAGTGATCCTGGCGCTCACACCAAGCGTGGAAGGGGACACCACCAGCCTTTACCTGGCTCGCCTGCTCAAACCATTTACGGACGTCAGCCGAATCGCCTACGGCCTTCCGGTCGGAAGCGAACTCGAATATGCCGACGACGTCACCTTGAGTCGGGCGCTTGAAGGCCGTCGAGCAGTTGAATGA
- the psbP gene encoding photosystem II reaction center PsbP, translated as MRFPSQVPLRSLLSVVCVLLLTACSGAGAGLNSFQSPDGRYAFLYPTGWTRVAVTGGPTVVFHDLINSDETVSLVVSDVDADNDLQTLGSAVAVGERLRRDVIAPDGSGRNAELIEARERESSGHTFYDLEYAVHLQDRDRHELATVVVDRGRLYTLATSTNESRWPRVKDLFESVITSFTLLI; from the coding sequence ATGCGCTTTCCTTCGCAAGTTCCGCTCCGATCGCTCCTCAGCGTCGTCTGTGTTTTATTGCTCACCGCCTGCAGTGGCGCTGGAGCTGGTCTTAATTCGTTCCAGAGCCCTGACGGCAGGTACGCCTTCCTCTATCCCACGGGTTGGACCCGTGTGGCGGTGACGGGAGGTCCCACCGTTGTCTTTCACGATTTGATCAACAGTGATGAGACGGTGAGCCTGGTGGTCTCGGATGTGGATGCTGATAACGATCTACAAACCCTTGGCAGTGCTGTTGCCGTTGGGGAACGCTTGCGCCGTGATGTGATCGCCCCAGATGGGAGTGGACGCAATGCCGAATTGATCGAAGCGCGAGAACGGGAGTCCTCAGGTCATACGTTCTATGACCTCGAGTACGCCGTGCATCTTCAGGATCGTGACCGCCATGAGCTGGCCACCGTCGTTGTTGATCGGGGCCGTTTGTATACGCTTGCCACAAGCACGAATGAAAGCCGCTGGCCTCGCGTTAAAGACTTATTTGAGTCTGTGATTACATCGTTTACGTTGTTGATCTGA
- a CDS encoding rhodanese-related sulfurtransferase, with the protein MEPAMGADGVQSDLLVAAFYAFTPLAEADQQELLSALPPLAQAEAVLGSVLIAAEGVNGTVCGPSLGVERLLALLRSELRLGDAHYECLEVKRSWNPDQVFRRFKARSKREIVTLGQPQVDPRDSVGTYVDPQDWNALIDDPNTLVIDARNTYEVAIGSFAGALNPQTESFRDFPHWVDQELRPRVEREGPQRIAMFCTGGIRCEKASSFLQQQGFGEVHHLRGGILRYLEEVPEQNSRWQGECFVFDQRVALNHQLERGDYCLCHACGLPVSSEQQTLPSYIKGVQCLHCIDQFTEADRRRFAMRQQQIDQLQA; encoded by the coding sequence ATGGAACCGGCAATGGGAGCTGATGGAGTCCAGAGCGATCTGTTGGTGGCGGCGTTTTATGCCTTTACCCCGTTGGCTGAGGCGGATCAACAGGAGCTGCTCAGCGCCCTTCCCCCCCTGGCTCAGGCCGAAGCCGTTCTCGGGTCAGTGCTGATTGCTGCTGAAGGCGTGAACGGCACGGTGTGCGGTCCTTCGCTGGGAGTGGAGCGATTGCTCGCTCTTCTACGCAGCGAACTTCGGCTGGGTGATGCCCATTACGAGTGTTTGGAGGTGAAGCGCAGCTGGAATCCGGATCAAGTGTTTCGACGCTTTAAGGCCAGGAGCAAGCGCGAAATCGTCACCCTTGGCCAGCCTCAAGTGGACCCTCGCGACAGTGTGGGCACGTACGTGGACCCTCAAGACTGGAATGCCTTGATCGATGATCCCAACACGTTGGTGATCGATGCGCGCAACACCTACGAGGTGGCGATCGGTAGTTTTGCCGGGGCCCTGAATCCGCAAACGGAGAGTTTCAGAGACTTCCCCCACTGGGTGGATCAAGAGCTTCGTCCCCGTGTGGAGCGAGAGGGACCTCAGCGGATTGCGATGTTTTGCACGGGAGGAATCCGATGTGAAAAGGCCAGCAGTTTTCTGCAGCAGCAGGGATTCGGCGAAGTCCATCATTTGCGCGGAGGCATTCTTCGCTACCTCGAAGAGGTTCCTGAGCAGAACAGCCGTTGGCAAGGGGAGTGTTTCGTGTTTGACCAACGCGTTGCGCTCAACCACCAGTTGGAACGGGGCGACTACTGCCTTTGCCATGCTTGCGGCCTGCCGGTTTCCTCTGAGCAGCAGACTCTGCCGAGTTACATCAAGGGCGTGCAGTGTTTGCATTGCATCGATCAATTCACAGAGGCCGATCGCCGCAGATTTGCGATGCGCCAACAACAGATCGACCAGCTTCAGGCCTAG
- a CDS encoding DUF952 domain-containing protein, which yields MLPILYSFRRCPYAMRARWALLQAGLLVQWREIELKAKPAAMLEVSAKGTVPVLVLPDGSVIDESLAIMRWALQQADPRGVLEGEGSDFLIEENDGPFKHHLDRFKYTDRYPGALKENHRQAGLEILRRWSERIRRNGWLLEDRLALADAALWPFVRQWRLADEAGFDADHHLAPLREWLMRFLDDPMMERLMQRADPWLPGAMQPIFPADAIAIPIDQPLFHLALEADWKAALQHGDYRVSTRGLSLEQVGFIHLSWQEQVQATFDRFYADAGAVLSLRIDPKLVSAPLRADAIHTGVLFPHLYGPLPIASVVEVSPFSSLPTC from the coding sequence TTGCTGCCCATCCTTTACAGCTTTCGCCGTTGTCCCTACGCGATGCGTGCTCGCTGGGCCCTGCTCCAGGCAGGGCTCTTGGTGCAGTGGCGTGAGATTGAGCTCAAAGCCAAGCCTGCAGCGATGCTGGAGGTCTCGGCGAAGGGCACGGTTCCTGTGCTGGTCCTCCCGGATGGCAGCGTGATCGATGAGAGCTTGGCGATCATGCGCTGGGCTTTGCAGCAGGCCGATCCCCGAGGCGTGTTGGAGGGAGAGGGCTCGGACTTTTTGATCGAAGAAAATGATGGGCCGTTCAAGCATCATCTCGACCGTTTCAAATACACCGATCGCTATCCAGGAGCCTTAAAGGAGAACCATCGCCAGGCTGGTCTTGAGATCCTGCGCCGTTGGAGCGAACGCATCCGTCGGAACGGCTGGTTGCTGGAGGATCGGCTGGCTTTGGCGGATGCGGCCCTCTGGCCGTTTGTACGGCAATGGCGTCTGGCGGATGAAGCTGGATTTGATGCCGATCATCACTTGGCGCCATTGCGGGAGTGGCTCATGCGCTTTCTCGATGACCCGATGATGGAGCGGTTGATGCAACGGGCAGATCCTTGGTTGCCAGGCGCCATGCAACCGATTTTCCCGGCGGATGCCATTGCGATTCCCATCGATCAGCCGTTGTTTCATCTCGCCTTGGAAGCCGATTGGAAGGCTGCGCTGCAGCACGGCGACTATCGCGTTTCAACCCGCGGACTTTCTCTTGAGCAGGTGGGATTCATTCATTTGTCTTGGCAAGAGCAGGTGCAAGCCACGTTTGATCGGTTTTATGCCGACGCTGGTGCCGTCCTATCGCTCAGAATCGATCCAAAGCTGGTGTCGGCCCCCCTGCGAGCAGATGCCATTCACACAGGCGTGCTTTTCCCGCATCTGTATGGCCCGCTTCCCATTGCCTCGGTGGTCGAGGTGAGTCCCTTCTCTTCCCTGCCCACGTGCTGA
- a CDS encoding NHLP bacteriocin system secretion protein → MALISLSKLKTRWNGLDDHRQVGVCLAGMGGLFTAWLLFWPVPTQVEGKGVLIYPDNAGVLNARSAGQVLDVDVRVGDRVEKQQVLMTLYLPELERELEQEKGNLNQLQKQNIELNQRDALRIETARQALDTTLAKLKDDERRLGDLQSTFAGKLRNLEWLSRRAVVAPLSNEVVSAEQGLTSTSVALDDLKIQSKQALTMFQQIKLDLESEQLDRTFVIDDLKRKIRVSEAKLAFDGTITAQRDGRVLDLQVIPGQTIKMGDRLGTIGRGDEARGNGRDLIAVAYFPPADARRLPLGLPVEVVPRWNQRGRFGGIEGKVTSVLTLPATQEDIATTTGNAQLAKDLAGDGPVMRAEISLQRQSNSDDGFLWTLSDGSGVFPIRDGLTVDTFAYVEWRSPVTYVLPGLRSLTGGYRSLRIDRFFDLPFLRQPDTLP, encoded by the coding sequence GTGGCTTTAATATCCCTCAGCAAGTTGAAAACGCGTTGGAATGGTCTTGATGACCATCGGCAGGTTGGGGTCTGTTTGGCAGGGATGGGGGGATTGTTCACGGCTTGGCTTTTGTTTTGGCCAGTCCCTACTCAAGTTGAAGGGAAAGGCGTTCTGATCTATCCAGATAATGCTGGCGTTTTGAATGCCAGGTCTGCTGGTCAAGTGCTTGATGTGGATGTGCGTGTCGGTGATCGCGTTGAGAAACAGCAGGTCCTCATGACGCTGTATTTGCCTGAGCTTGAACGGGAACTGGAGCAAGAAAAAGGGAATTTAAATCAGCTTCAAAAACAAAATATCGAGTTAAACCAGCGCGATGCATTGAGGATTGAGACTGCACGACAGGCTCTCGATACCACGCTCGCCAAACTCAAAGATGACGAGCGACGGCTGGGTGACCTCCAGAGCACGTTTGCGGGAAAGCTTCGCAACCTTGAATGGTTATCGCGTCGCGCGGTGGTCGCTCCCCTGTCCAATGAAGTGGTGTCAGCAGAGCAAGGACTGACCAGCACCAGTGTTGCTTTGGATGACCTCAAGATTCAAAGCAAACAGGCGCTGACGATGTTTCAGCAAATCAAACTAGATCTTGAGTCTGAGCAGCTCGATCGGACCTTTGTTATTGATGATCTGAAGCGCAAGATTCGCGTCAGTGAGGCGAAATTAGCCTTTGATGGCACGATTACAGCCCAGCGCGATGGCCGTGTGCTGGATCTGCAGGTGATTCCCGGTCAGACCATCAAAATGGGGGATCGTCTTGGCACGATTGGACGGGGTGATGAGGCCCGAGGTAACGGCCGCGATCTGATCGCTGTCGCCTACTTCCCCCCTGCTGATGCGCGTCGCTTACCCCTAGGGCTCCCCGTTGAAGTGGTCCCGCGCTGGAACCAAAGGGGGCGTTTTGGCGGCATTGAAGGGAAGGTAACGAGTGTGCTCACCTTGCCTGCAACCCAAGAAGATATCGCCACAACAACCGGTAATGCACAGCTGGCGAAAGACTTGGCCGGGGATGGCCCAGTGATGCGAGCTGAGATCAGTCTGCAGCGTCAATCCAACTCTGATGATGGATTCCTTTGGACGCTTTCTGATGGAAGTGGCGTCTTCCCGATTCGCGATGGTTTGACTGTGGACACCTTTGCTTATGTCGAATGGCGTTCACCGGTCACCTATGTCTTGCCGGGGCTTCGTTCGCTCACAGGCGGTTATCGCTCCTTGAGGATTGACCGCTTCTTTGACTTACCTTTTCTGCGCCAACCAGACACTCTTCCTTGA
- a CDS encoding FUSC family protein: MTRQDLRLAVVTGLSAGLGLLSPIPYGYYLPLTTTAVLASTYGNSMRLGIQRLLGSLMGVIILIIFTRGLELPLPLGLGLALATTRLFGGILGLQVGYKVAGNIIVMGWLVHEQVETVWGPIRLFWTGLGIVISLWASQSIWPSRSIPTLHQQFASLLAAIEQELSTESRRLKDDSISARSPKQQQANRISLQTQLNAARQQQAMAQMELGVNPEQHPLHELWSSIDLLASQLLTSLWAIRSLSAPIQKPEKIKQLHQKEAELLDILCKQILSISSELRSPKTISYQKLNPQAMLKIKNLSCDYGQWLEQTTHDHLATEHSQISKQRFRQIILRVTLIDYIRSAIIEAVSIPSMTAISNKS, translated from the coding sequence TTGACTCGACAAGATCTACGCCTCGCCGTCGTCACCGGACTCAGTGCCGGACTTGGTCTCCTAAGCCCTATTCCCTATGGCTACTACTTACCACTCACAACAACAGCTGTCTTAGCAAGCACCTACGGAAATTCAATGAGGCTTGGCATTCAGAGACTGCTGGGCTCCCTCATGGGTGTCATTATTCTGATCATTTTCACCCGAGGACTGGAGCTGCCTCTTCCTTTAGGGCTCGGACTGGCTCTAGCCACAACGCGGCTTTTTGGAGGGATTTTAGGTTTACAAGTGGGCTACAAAGTGGCTGGGAATATCATTGTGATGGGATGGCTTGTCCATGAACAGGTGGAAACCGTCTGGGGCCCGATTCGCCTCTTCTGGACTGGACTTGGGATTGTTATATCACTGTGGGCATCACAATCGATATGGCCCAGTCGAAGCATTCCCACACTCCATCAACAATTTGCATCACTACTCGCAGCTATCGAACAAGAATTATCAACGGAGAGTCGTCGGCTGAAGGATGATTCCATAAGCGCCAGATCACCAAAACAACAACAGGCGAATCGCATCTCCCTCCAAACACAACTCAATGCAGCGAGACAGCAGCAGGCCATGGCACAAATGGAGCTAGGAGTGAATCCTGAACAGCATCCGTTGCATGAACTATGGAGCAGCATCGACCTTCTAGCTTCACAACTACTCACCTCCCTATGGGCGATAAGAAGCCTGAGTGCGCCCATTCAGAAGCCTGAAAAAATTAAGCAACTTCACCAAAAGGAAGCGGAATTATTAGACATACTCTGCAAGCAGATCCTATCGATCAGCAGCGAGCTCAGAAGCCCAAAAACAATTAGCTATCAAAAATTAAATCCTCAGGCGATGCTTAAGATCAAGAATCTTTCTTGTGATTATGGCCAATGGCTCGAACAAACCACCCACGACCACCTAGCCACTGAACACAGCCAGATCAGCAAGCAACGATTCAGACAAATCATCCTAAGAGTTACCTTGATTGACTACATTCGATCGGCCATCATCGAAGCAGTATCGATTCCATCCATGACAGCCATCTCAAACAAGTCATAG
- a CDS encoding TolC family protein — protein sequence MLNSSRCDLVLSRYLSALGLICSTFAPVAAQTIAAPLDRDDTTEQLEKNWERLNTQVNATDTLTGPAPAIESSDDLRTLEIPQRLIDVNAPPSGVLTEQDAQPDPLLRLPSSTDRQTRVLSLTLENAVTTAFRNNPSLGAQRDLIEAQAATIASESSRYWPTISVFANLDGFQSGTTTYTPYGNNTYGLGSLFNQKDQTPNFALTKNGKDISGVSAGPFYQPPGGGIGVVSNGVSADAGLQVDYDIINFARTPRVQAAQARLRQQENLYANQLRAIQLEVSEAYYNLQRAEQLVRIRDAIVRTDLVVLEDTLNLKQAGLVPRVDLLRRSSLLALDEESLIQAMADRAVARRDLWTVLNLSSEITPSASDPITLQPRWPLNLEKTVLAAYDDNPELTAILATQQALMRRQDEAAAQLLPRLSLFAAAGGLGAVERTFNISPIGGGCCAGTFLPLEQVSGYEWSVGLAFHWMIFDAGGTSNRVKALQLQEQAAAEQYAKTRNAIRLRLERAFLNHEASLAKLVSARRAVGASKEAFRDTQLRYQTGLSDEVDLSMTQEQLVNALVRRLFATVDVNVTYARMLRELLPMPKNPNDPVLTQLTLRFP from the coding sequence GTGTTGAATTCCTCCCGATGTGATCTGGTCCTCAGCCGTTACCTATCCGCGCTCGGATTGATTTGCAGCACCTTCGCGCCCGTCGCCGCTCAGACCATTGCGGCTCCTCTTGATCGAGACGACACAACAGAACAACTTGAGAAAAACTGGGAACGACTGAATACCCAGGTCAACGCTACTGACACGTTGACCGGTCCAGCACCAGCGATCGAGAGCAGTGACGATCTCCGAACCCTGGAAATCCCCCAACGGCTGATCGATGTCAATGCTCCCCCCTCCGGTGTGCTGACAGAACAAGACGCGCAGCCTGATCCACTTCTTCGCCTTCCTTCATCCACTGACCGCCAAACACGCGTCCTTTCTCTCACTCTTGAGAATGCTGTCACGACGGCCTTCCGCAACAACCCTTCCCTAGGCGCTCAGCGAGATTTAATCGAGGCGCAGGCCGCCACCATTGCATCCGAATCAAGTCGCTATTGGCCAACGATCAGTGTGTTCGCCAATCTGGATGGATTTCAAAGCGGAACAACCACCTACACCCCCTACGGCAACAACACCTACGGACTGGGATCGCTCTTTAATCAAAAAGATCAGACTCCCAATTTTGCGCTGACCAAGAATGGGAAAGACATCAGTGGAGTGAGTGCTGGACCCTTTTACCAGCCACCCGGGGGGGGCATCGGGGTGGTATCCAATGGGGTCTCCGCCGATGCGGGGCTTCAAGTCGATTACGACATCATTAATTTTGCGCGAACTCCCAGAGTTCAAGCCGCACAAGCCCGTCTTAGGCAACAAGAAAATCTCTATGCCAACCAATTAAGAGCGATTCAGCTTGAAGTGAGTGAGGCCTATTACAACCTTCAACGTGCTGAGCAACTTGTGCGCATTCGCGATGCGATCGTTCGCACCGATCTTGTCGTTTTAGAAGACACTCTTAATCTCAAACAAGCTGGTCTTGTTCCAAGAGTGGATCTGCTCAGACGGAGCAGCCTTCTCGCTTTGGACGAAGAAAGCTTGATCCAAGCGATGGCTGATCGTGCGGTCGCCCGCCGTGACCTTTGGACCGTTCTCAACCTGTCGAGTGAGATCACCCCCAGTGCCAGCGACCCGATCACGCTCCAACCACGATGGCCCTTAAACCTAGAAAAAACGGTGTTGGCGGCTTATGACGACAATCCAGAGCTCACAGCGATTCTCGCCACACAACAGGCACTGATGCGTCGTCAAGATGAGGCGGCTGCCCAGCTACTCCCGCGCCTCAGCCTCTTTGCAGCAGCCGGTGGCCTGGGCGCCGTAGAACGCACCTTCAATATTTCGCCAATCGGAGGTGGATGCTGCGCCGGCACGTTTCTTCCACTCGAGCAAGTCAGCGGTTACGAATGGTCGGTGGGGCTGGCCTTCCATTGGATGATCTTTGATGCCGGTGGAACCTCAAACAGAGTGAAAGCACTGCAACTTCAAGAGCAAGCAGCCGCCGAGCAATATGCGAAGACCCGAAACGCGATTCGCTTACGACTCGAGCGAGCGTTTTTAAACCATGAAGCAAGTTTGGCGAAATTAGTGTCAGCCAGACGAGCGGTTGGTGCCAGCAAAGAGGCCTTCCGCGACACACAACTGCGCTACCAGACCGGACTGAGCGATGAAGTGGACCTGTCCATGACCCAAGAACAACTCGTGAATGCCTTGGTGAGACGATTATTTGCCACTGTGGATGTGAATGTCACCTATGCACGCATGCTGCGTGAACTCTTACCCATGCCTAAGAATCCTAACGACCCCGTATTAACCCAATTAACGCTTCGTTTTCCTTGA